One stretch of Candidatus Bathyarchaeia archaeon DNA includes these proteins:
- the speB gene encoding agmatinase, translating to MLRLKVEGKDGRNMSEFYFSTVGRFLNSSTGYEEAEYVFFGAPFDGTSTYRPGSRFFPSSVREASVNIEGYSFRHNYDVEKAKIHDAGDLFVSNNAGEVVESVRKACFNILKDKKKIIMVGGEHTVTLGASRALSMDVGLLILDAHFDVRPEYMGSTIGHASVLRRIIEERGADKIVHLGVRAACEEEIAFVRKCGLKYLGSRAFMEKGQAVFKEVERELTRLDKVYVSLDMDVFDPSYAPGVGNPEPEGLSPTTMFGVLNRLEGRRVLGFDVTEGTPLLPDCGVTSILAAKTIFELVSASQKSS from the coding sequence GTGTTGAGGTTGAAGGTGGAAGGTAAGGATGGCCGAAACATGTCGGAATTTTACTTTTCAACCGTAGGGAGGTTTCTAAACTCCTCTACAGGCTATGAGGAGGCTGAATACGTTTTCTTCGGCGCGCCGTTCGACGGAACCTCCACCTACAGGCCTGGGTCAAGGTTTTTCCCTTCATCAGTTAGGGAGGCCTCGGTCAACATCGAAGGCTACAGCTTTAGGCATAACTACGATGTTGAGAAGGCTAAAATCCACGATGCCGGCGACCTCTTCGTGTCCAACAACGCGGGGGAAGTTGTTGAGTCCGTTAGGAAGGCTTGCTTCAACATTCTGAAGGATAAGAAGAAAATTATCATGGTTGGTGGGGAGCATACGGTGACGCTTGGGGCCTCTAGGGCTTTGAGCATGGATGTGGGTTTACTGATCCTAGACGCCCACTTCGACGTTAGGCCGGAATACATGGGCAGCACCATCGGACACGCCTCGGTTCTTAGGAGAATTATCGAAGAAAGGGGCGCTGATAAGATCGTTCACCTAGGGGTAAGGGCAGCGTGTGAAGAGGAGATCGCGTTTGTCAGGAAATGTGGGTTGAAGTACCTTGGTTCGAGGGCGTTTATGGAAAAGGGTCAAGCCGTATTCAAGGAGGTTGAACGCGAGCTAACCCGCCTAGACAAAGTATACGTTTCCCTCGACATGGATGTCTTCGACCCATCCTACGCTCCAGGCGTTGGAAACCCTGAGCCTGAGGGCCTCTCCCCCACCACGATGTTTGGAGTATTAAACCGCTTGGAGGGAAGACGTGTTTTAGGCTTCGACGTCACGGAGGGAACCCCCCTGCTGCCTGATTGCGGAGTTACCTCAA
- a CDS encoding glycosyltransferase: MKRDSRPEIRESIKSKVRGKPRLRAAARPRASQMNGGLVSFVIPTRNEPKIGTLIEEVKRVMNSLRRRFEVIVIDRSDDDTMERAAKAGAKVYTQSSVGLGGALMEGLLKAKGDLVFTMDGDLSHNPQYIPRFLQGVELGFDVVVGSRKLPGGGIKGWGLSRKLISAVANAVGRWLAGVNVSDLTSGYRVYTAKAVRSLDPNLITARGFSFQLEILFHLLRNGFKATSVPIVFVDRKVGRSKLTKREVFEFLRTAFRLLRLRVRNVW, encoded by the coding sequence TTGAAGCGCGATTCAAGACCTGAAATTCGCGAGTCCATTAAATCTAAAGTACGTGGAAAGCCTCGATTAAGGGCGGCGGCTAGACCGAGGGCCTCTCAAATGAATGGAGGGTTGGTTTCTTTCGTGATTCCAACGAGAAACGAGCCTAAAATCGGGACTTTAATCGAGGAGGTTAAACGCGTTATGAACTCCTTGCGGCGGAGGTTTGAGGTCATAGTGATCGATCGATCTGACGACGATACGATGGAGAGAGCCGCCAAGGCTGGCGCTAAGGTCTATACTCAGAGTAGTGTAGGGTTGGGTGGGGCTTTGATGGAGGGTTTGCTGAAGGCGAAGGGCGATTTGGTGTTCACGATGGATGGCGATTTGAGCCATAACCCTCAGTATATTCCACGATTCTTACAAGGGGTGGAGTTGGGTTTCGACGTGGTGGTGGGTTCAAGGAAACTGCCCGGTGGGGGGATTAAGGGATGGGGTTTGAGTCGGAAGTTGATTTCAGCGGTGGCCAACGCGGTTGGAAGGTGGCTCGCGGGGGTAAACGTGTCAGACCTCACCTCAGGGTATCGAGTCTATACGGCGAAGGCTGTGAGAAGCCTAGATCCAAACCTCATCACGGCCAGGGGGTTTTCGTTCCAGCTTGAGATCCTGTTCCATTTGCTAAGGAATGGGTTTAAGGCGACCTCAGTACCCATCGTATTTGTGGACAGGAAAGTTGGAAGGTCCAAGTTGACGAAGAGGGAGGTTTTCGAGTTTCTCCGCACTGCCTTCAGGCTGCTTCGACTTCGAGTCAGGAATGTATGGTAA
- a CDS encoding glycosyltransferase, translated as MKILPSGLSPLQQLILILTSILITAAGIYSLDLWYLTASSILKKKNDETPPPPRRWPNVSIHLPFYNERRVARRILEACARLDYPKKLLEVIVIDDSNDGTTAIVESFMRETNASVKLIHRNSREGFKAGALQRALEASSGDVIAIFDADFIPPRDFLKQVIPYLYMDDRVAFVQARWTYIDGEFSWYAKAISLAIDIYNKVDQVARYLANLIPHFNGTCAVFRKEAIVEVGGWKADTLAEDLDLSIRLKINGWKHIYLPNLEVPGEIPPTFKALKNQQYRWARGFTECLKKHWKALIAEKNLTFLQRFESIIYLATYTLCPISLVGMGVGAAYALMFPKNFYFENLKNYLLLIFNVILSSVIYTAPLAAATTTIFKSKNTLKDRARGFVKLIYLSIFFYTMLLNYSKAVIDGLFKSRGHFHRTPKTGKGQLTIHS; from the coding sequence GTGAAGATTCTCCCATCGGGGCTGAGTCCCCTCCAACAACTCATCTTAATATTAACGTCCATATTAATCACCGCGGCTGGCATATACTCCCTAGACCTATGGTACTTAACAGCCTCATCGATTTTGAAGAAGAAGAATGATGAGACGCCGCCTCCTCCGAGACGTTGGCCCAATGTGAGCATACACCTTCCATTCTACAATGAGCGAAGAGTGGCTAGAAGGATACTGGAAGCCTGTGCGCGGCTTGACTACCCAAAGAAACTGTTGGAGGTCATCGTGATAGATGATTCTAACGACGGAACCACGGCGATCGTGGAGAGCTTTATGAGGGAAACAAATGCCTCGGTAAAGCTGATCCATAGGAATAGCCGAGAGGGGTTTAAGGCCGGCGCATTGCAAAGGGCCCTTGAAGCCTCCAGCGGAGACGTAATAGCGATCTTCGACGCCGACTTCATTCCTCCAAGAGACTTCTTGAAGCAGGTTATTCCATACCTGTATATGGATGATCGGGTTGCCTTCGTTCAGGCTCGATGGACGTATATTGACGGCGAGTTTTCGTGGTACGCCAAGGCTATATCCTTGGCCATAGACATATACAATAAAGTGGATCAAGTCGCTCGGTATCTTGCAAACCTTATCCCCCATTTTAACGGAACCTGCGCCGTGTTCAGGAAGGAGGCGATTGTGGAGGTTGGTGGATGGAAAGCCGACACCTTAGCCGAAGACCTCGACCTCTCCATTCGATTGAAGATAAACGGATGGAAACACATATACCTTCCGAACTTAGAGGTTCCAGGTGAGATTCCCCCTACGTTTAAGGCCCTTAAAAACCAGCAGTATCGATGGGCTCGAGGGTTCACGGAGTGTTTGAAAAAGCATTGGAAAGCCTTGATCGCGGAGAAAAACCTAACCTTCCTTCAGCGTTTTGAGTCGATAATATACTTGGCCACATACACGCTATGCCCGATTTCGCTGGTTGGAATGGGGGTTGGAGCGGCTTACGCCCTCATGTTTCCCAAGAACTTTTACTTTGAAAACCTCAAAAACTACCTTCTGTTAATTTTCAACGTCATTTTATCCTCAGTAATCTACACAGCTCCACTGGCGGCCGCTACCACCACGATTTTTAAGTCGAAAAACACGTTGAAGGATCGGGCTCGAGGGTTCGTCAAACTAATCTACTTATCCATCTTCTTTTACACGATGCTGTTGAACTATTCTAAAGCCGTGATCGATGGGCTTTTCAAGAGTAGAGGACATTTCCACCGAACGCCAAAAACAGGTAAGGGCCAGCTTACCATACATTCCTGA
- a CDS encoding glycosyltransferase 87 family protein: MKPLSLRRVIVFSLLSRLVLSPLTGHPWDLKVWLDVGKRVTEGDMNLYSLNGRPEWMWGYYAYPPGWMGWCGLAYLFNFNIHLYAIVLKLPIILSDLATGYLIYLTLRRLGQSEAESTCGAALYFLNPVSILISSVWGMFDAIPAMLTIMALNLFMEKSELRAGILLGLGILFKLYPVFLILAFLGQARQSGTTPRKLLGFLSTTAAIPLVASIPFILRDFKGYVNALLSHAAPSGYMSLWFTISHLFHPLKEKSGVLFLTMFITLNVFVFRRLSLSRGLNNESIYLTSLLIMLCFFIASPKVNPQYVVWLLPLAIIDFTTRRSVFTYGSLSGMTALTSLIITGAMAVNNSFLLVDVGFPDPAVVQSFMAAIAISSILFPILCLAYFRRTLTLGVYRPRWPGRLGVTLILIILALSYFTAPIPKKVDVKTPFILSMPESPATGFTPMLAEYGVREFQSKYRSDGVVLLFGPDFINTYSGYDPDRDVRMFFKAYYYDEWTQRSVRELVRNLHEEGVKAYLGIFTLKDYLVDGRGYVSPWLNNHSEVVDDNLLRFDKTLLENGSSQAYYVYFSEKTLRVVVDFNFDGVAILNLVLEVPPAGYFEGLLKLADHLNRTMEKEVILCDTIGRKAFNDYEALLTYSDHLIVQALPWSRGVYYMKGEYWFSSLMPQVAEAVMGVGPTGRARILLTVEVMDEQEGWVNSLYLIKRELNEFEKLGVGGLVLVYANRFSPYSLSRLDL; this comes from the coding sequence ATGAAACCTTTGAGCCTGCGCCGAGTCATCGTTTTCAGCCTGCTGTCTAGGCTGGTCTTATCACCCCTCACCGGACATCCATGGGACTTAAAGGTCTGGCTTGATGTGGGTAAACGGGTTACGGAGGGAGATATGAACCTCTACAGTCTAAACGGAAGACCTGAATGGATGTGGGGGTATTACGCTTATCCTCCAGGTTGGATGGGTTGGTGCGGGCTAGCCTACCTATTTAACTTCAACATCCACTTATACGCAATCGTCCTGAAGCTTCCAATAATCCTCTCAGATCTAGCGACGGGCTATCTGATCTATCTTACCTTAAGGAGACTTGGTCAGTCGGAGGCTGAGTCCACATGTGGAGCGGCTCTATATTTTCTAAACCCTGTTTCGATCCTCATCTCGTCAGTTTGGGGCATGTTTGACGCCATACCAGCCATGCTCACCATCATGGCCTTAAACCTGTTCATGGAGAAAAGCGAGCTGAGAGCTGGGATTCTGCTGGGTCTTGGCATTCTTTTTAAACTATACCCCGTCTTCCTAATATTGGCTTTTCTGGGCCAGGCTCGCCAAAGCGGAACTACGCCTCGCAAGTTGCTGGGGTTTTTATCAACAACCGCGGCGATTCCATTAGTGGCTTCCATACCCTTCATCTTACGAGACTTCAAGGGATACGTGAACGCCCTGTTAAGCCATGCAGCTCCGTCAGGTTATATGAGCCTCTGGTTCACCATATCCCATTTATTCCACCCGTTAAAGGAGAAGAGCGGTGTATTGTTTTTAACCATGTTTATCACGTTGAATGTGTTTGTTTTTCGACGCCTCAGCCTTAGCAGGGGGTTGAACAACGAATCAATTTACCTGACTTCATTGCTAATAATGCTTTGTTTCTTCATCGCGTCCCCTAAGGTGAATCCTCAATATGTGGTGTGGCTTTTACCTTTAGCCATCATCGATTTCACCACCCGTCGAAGCGTTTTTACATATGGGTCGCTCAGCGGGATGACGGCTTTAACGTCCCTCATCATTACAGGAGCCATGGCTGTGAATAACTCGTTTCTATTAGTTGACGTCGGTTTCCCAGACCCGGCCGTTGTTCAAAGCTTCATGGCTGCTATTGCGATTTCCTCGATCCTTTTTCCAATCCTATGCCTCGCCTATTTTCGCCGTACCTTAACGTTAGGAGTTTATAGGCCCCGTTGGCCAGGAAGGCTTGGCGTGACTTTAATCCTCATCATATTGGCCCTCAGCTACTTCACAGCTCCCATCCCCAAGAAGGTGGATGTGAAAACTCCTTTCATTCTATCCATGCCTGAGAGCCCGGCTACTGGGTTTACACCCATGCTTGCCGAATATGGGGTGAGGGAATTTCAGTCAAAGTATCGGAGCGATGGAGTTGTTTTACTCTTCGGCCCTGACTTCATCAACACCTACAGTGGATATGATCCGGACAGAGATGTGAGGATGTTCTTCAAAGCGTATTACTATGATGAGTGGACGCAGAGGAGCGTTCGTGAGCTGGTTCGAAACCTGCACGAAGAGGGTGTGAAGGCGTATCTTGGAATCTTCACATTGAAGGATTATTTGGTCGATGGAAGGGGTTATGTTTCGCCATGGCTGAATAATCACAGCGAGGTCGTGGATGATAATCTCTTAAGGTTCGATAAAACCCTCCTCGAAAACGGGTCATCTCAAGCCTATTACGTTTATTTTAGCGAAAAAACTTTGAGGGTCGTGGTTGACTTCAACTTTGACGGGGTGGCCATTTTAAACCTCGTTTTAGAAGTGCCCCCCGCAGGATATTTCGAAGGTTTGTTAAAGTTGGCTGACCATTTGAATCGAACCATGGAGAAGGAGGTAATCCTCTGCGACACAATCGGAAGAAAGGCGTTCAACGACTATGAGGCGTTGCTGACTTACTCAGACCACCTCATCGTGCAGGCTTTACCTTGGTCTCGCGGCGTATACTACATGAAGGGAGAATATTGGTTTAGTAGTTTGATGCCTCAGGTAGCCGAAGCGGTGATGGGGGTAGGGCCTACCGGTAGGGCGAGGATTCTGTTAACGGTGGAGGTGATGGATGAACAGGAAGGATGGGTTAACTCACTTTATCTTATTAAAAGGGAGTTAAACGAGTTTGAAAAACTGGGGGTAGGTGGGCTCGTACTGGTTTACGCTAACCGGTTTTCTCCGTACTCGCTGAGCCGCCTTGACCTCTAA
- the topA gene encoding DNA topoisomerase I — protein MKRKILIVCEKPAAAERIACALACEKPVKEIDRGVTYFKLATPEEDILICSALGHLYEVAQKDDSSRREYPVWDYAWKPKHESDRKSVKCKAYIEVIASLSRNVDQIVNACDYDVEGSVIGYTIVKYACGSVQAGRMKFSTLTDQELREAYKNRSPTLDYPLIHAGMCRHEVDWLYGINLSRALTESARNVSGRYSTLSTGRVQGPTLKFIVEREKEILTYVPNPYWEAYLNVEVDGVRLKAEYSVKIESAQAADEVRRRCEKADGVVREVRKTFVKTPPPPPFDIASLQSEAYRRFRYPPKLTLNVAERLYLDALISYPRTGSQKLPPSIGYREIVEKLKETKYREYIAKLESPLKPIEGPKSDPAHPAIYPTGQRPIQPLPSYGEKIYDLIVRRFLSTFARPSLKEFLRAEIDVEGYSFYLKGLRVLEPGWTEIYPHLEAEGQPIPFIEEGMKVKVLKSVVQLKYTQPPPRFNPGSLLKRMEREEIGTKATRADIIDTLYSRGYVEGEQMKATILAQKVIDLLSHYCPEIIDVDLTRSLEEQMQKIELGLKTREEVVYQSSVNLRNALLKLKLEENNVGSQLSEALKRMKTENKALNTPCPSCGAPMKVVKSRSTGKRFIGCSNRCGFTLPLPQTGKLTLTDKKCSECGFQMVQVKTTRRRPLLTCPNCYVKRFRGQGGSASTEKTG, from the coding sequence TTGAAGCGTAAGATACTCATCGTATGCGAAAAACCCGCGGCCGCTGAAAGGATCGCCTGCGCGTTGGCCTGTGAAAAACCGGTGAAGGAAATAGATCGCGGCGTCACATATTTCAAGTTAGCAACACCTGAGGAGGATATATTGATTTGCAGCGCCCTAGGCCACCTCTACGAGGTAGCGCAGAAAGACGATTCAAGCCGGAGGGAGTATCCAGTGTGGGACTACGCTTGGAAACCCAAACATGAATCCGACAGAAAATCCGTGAAGTGTAAAGCCTACATCGAAGTTATCGCTAGCCTTTCCCGGAACGTAGACCAGATCGTCAACGCTTGCGACTACGACGTAGAGGGCTCTGTAATCGGATATACGATAGTAAAATACGCTTGCGGATCGGTTCAGGCCGGTCGAATGAAGTTCAGCACGTTAACGGATCAAGAGTTGAGGGAAGCTTACAAGAACCGGTCACCGACGTTAGACTACCCGCTCATCCATGCCGGCATGTGTAGGCATGAAGTGGACTGGCTTTACGGAATAAATCTTTCAAGGGCCTTAACCGAGTCGGCGAGAAACGTCAGTGGCCGATACTCAACCCTAAGCACGGGTAGGGTTCAAGGCCCCACATTAAAATTCATCGTTGAAAGAGAGAAGGAAATTTTAACATACGTTCCAAACCCATACTGGGAAGCCTATCTAAATGTTGAAGTAGACGGAGTGAGGCTGAAAGCCGAGTATTCGGTCAAAATTGAGAGCGCCCAAGCAGCCGATGAGGTGCGTAGGCGATGCGAAAAAGCGGATGGAGTGGTGAGAGAGGTTCGAAAAACGTTTGTTAAAACTCCTCCCCCACCTCCGTTTGACATCGCCTCCTTACAATCCGAAGCGTACAGACGATTTCGATATCCTCCTAAACTTACTTTAAACGTGGCTGAACGACTATACTTAGACGCGTTAATCTCCTATCCGAGAACTGGGAGCCAGAAGCTCCCCCCCTCTATAGGCTACCGTGAAATTGTGGAGAAGTTGAAGGAGACCAAATATCGAGAATACATAGCGAAGTTGGAGTCGCCTTTAAAGCCTATAGAAGGGCCTAAATCGGATCCAGCGCACCCCGCCATCTATCCTACGGGTCAGCGTCCAATCCAACCCCTGCCCAGCTATGGAGAAAAGATATATGACCTGATAGTGAGGCGTTTTCTCTCGACTTTCGCGAGGCCCTCGCTGAAGGAGTTTCTCAGGGCTGAAATCGACGTGGAAGGCTATTCGTTTTACTTGAAGGGTTTAAGAGTTTTGGAGCCAGGATGGACAGAGATCTACCCTCACTTGGAAGCGGAAGGTCAGCCCATACCGTTCATCGAGGAAGGCATGAAGGTGAAGGTTCTAAAGTCCGTCGTTCAGTTAAAGTATACTCAGCCACCACCTCGGTTTAACCCTGGAAGCTTGCTGAAAAGGATGGAGAGAGAGGAAATCGGCACGAAAGCCACCAGAGCCGACATTATCGACACGCTCTACAGCCGAGGATATGTAGAAGGCGAGCAGATGAAGGCCACAATCCTAGCTCAAAAGGTCATAGACCTTCTGTCGCATTACTGCCCCGAGATCATAGATGTGGATTTAACAAGAAGCCTTGAAGAGCAAATGCAGAAAATCGAGTTAGGGTTGAAAACTAGGGAAGAAGTCGTCTACCAGTCATCCGTAAACCTCAGGAACGCCCTACTAAAATTGAAGCTTGAGGAGAATAACGTGGGAAGCCAGCTGTCTGAGGCTTTAAAACGAATGAAAACTGAGAACAAAGCCTTAAATACGCCGTGTCCAAGCTGCGGGGCCCCTATGAAGGTGGTTAAAAGCCGCAGCACAGGGAAGAGGTTTATTGGTTGTTCGAATAGATGCGGCTTCACACTCCCGCTTCCCCAGACCGGTAAATTAACGCTTACGGATAAGAAATGCTCGGAATGTGGGTTTCAAATGGTTCAGGTCAAGACTACGCGTCGAAGGCCTTTGTTAACGTGCCCCAACTGCTATGTGAAAAGGTTTAGAGGTCAAGGCGGCTCAGCGAGTACGGAGAAAACCGGTTAG
- the guaB gene encoding IMP dehydrogenase, with amino-acid sequence MVTRRGKASSKAYGLTFDDVTIVPRYSEILPSEIDVSSPLTRNIKLNIPIVSAAMDTVTESQMAITMAQNGGLGVIHQYLPTEKQVEEVQRVKRYESWIIEKPITTSPEESVGHIKDLMRNHNISGIPVIEGNKLTGIITKRDIRFVEDESLKVRDLMTTRLITVNKGITREEAKRILQKNKIEKLLVVDEKGDLEGLITVKDILKKEQFPNATRDKYGRLLVGAAVGVNDLTRVDALYEAGVDVIVVDSAHGHSKNVIKTVKDVKRMYDVEVIAGNVVTGEGVEDLASAGADAVKVGVGSGSICTTRVVTGVGVPQITAIERCVESAEAHGIPIISDGGIKQYGDIAKAIAAGASAVMIGNLLAGTEEAPGRKIVLEGRLYKEYRGMGSEGALEKRFGLGRYFMDARGKIVPEGVEAIVDYVGSASEILSDMVGGLKHAMGYTGSRNIAEFRRRVELIEVSVGGQREAHPTVRISKEPRNYRRQYVES; translated from the coding sequence ATGGTGACGCGGAGAGGAAAAGCGTCTTCAAAGGCTTATGGTTTGACCTTCGATGACGTTACGATAGTCCCAAGATACTCCGAGATTTTGCCCTCTGAAATTGATGTGTCCTCGCCTTTAACTCGGAACATCAAGCTAAACATTCCAATTGTCAGCGCGGCCATGGACACGGTGACTGAAAGCCAGATGGCCATTACCATGGCCCAGAATGGTGGGTTAGGGGTAATCCACCAATACCTCCCAACTGAAAAACAGGTTGAGGAGGTTCAAAGGGTTAAGAGGTATGAAAGCTGGATCATTGAAAAGCCCATAACCACAAGTCCCGAAGAGTCTGTAGGCCACATTAAAGATTTAATGCGGAATCACAACATATCAGGCATACCCGTCATCGAGGGAAACAAGTTAACAGGCATCATTACAAAAAGGGATATCAGGTTCGTGGAGGATGAGTCTTTAAAGGTAAGGGATCTCATGACAACCAGACTCATCACAGTTAATAAAGGGATCACCAGGGAGGAGGCGAAGAGGATACTGCAGAAAAACAAGATTGAAAAGCTTCTGGTCGTCGATGAGAAAGGCGATTTAGAAGGCTTGATAACTGTGAAGGATATTTTGAAAAAGGAGCAGTTTCCAAACGCTACAAGAGATAAGTATGGAAGACTGCTGGTGGGGGCGGCGGTGGGGGTAAACGACCTTACAAGGGTTGATGCCCTCTACGAAGCCGGTGTGGACGTAATAGTGGTGGATTCAGCTCACGGCCATTCAAAGAACGTCATCAAAACGGTGAAAGACGTTAAGCGAATGTACGATGTTGAGGTGATAGCTGGAAACGTGGTAACCGGTGAGGGGGTGGAGGATCTGGCTTCAGCTGGCGCCGACGCCGTGAAAGTTGGAGTTGGCTCAGGGTCGATATGCACGACTAGGGTTGTGACCGGGGTTGGGGTGCCACAAATCACGGCGATTGAACGATGCGTTGAATCAGCCGAAGCTCATGGGATACCAATCATATCGGACGGGGGGATAAAGCAATACGGGGATATAGCTAAGGCGATAGCGGCGGGAGCCAGCGCCGTGATGATTGGAAACCTGCTGGCGGGAACCGAGGAGGCTCCAGGACGGAAAATAGTCTTGGAGGGCAGGCTTTACAAGGAGTATAGAGGTATGGGGTCTGAAGGGGCCTTGGAGAAAAGATTCGGGCTTGGAAGATACTTCATGGACGCCAGAGGGAAGATCGTCCCTGAAGGGGTTGAAGCAATCGTCGACTATGTGGGCTCAGCCTCTGAAATCCTAAGCGACATGGTTGGTGGGTTAAAGCACGCCATGGGATATACAGGATCCAGAAACATAGCTGAGTTTCGTAGGAGAGTGGAGCTCATCGAGGTAAGCGTTGGAGGACAAAGGGAAGCCCATCCCACGGTTCGAATCTCAAAGGAGCCGAGAAACTATAGAAGACAGTATGTGGAATCCTAA